In Paroedura picta isolate Pp20150507F chromosome 6, Ppicta_v3.0, whole genome shotgun sequence, one genomic interval encodes:
- the P4HA3 gene encoding prolyl 4-hydroxylase subunit alpha-3 isoform X1, which yields MNRRTWPRAEGKDGGPLSLRMRKGLWFLGVTLFGLWPGLGAETFTSMLSIQQALATERELLRRLGTYLEEEMSRIEDLRRFYKKIQAWHQGMGESVVNPLSAYTLIKRLQSDWLNVVYSREASENSQGLQSSYQRLEKSLPTFEDLEGAARAVMRLQDVYSLSVKGLARGKFQRANGAPLRDIYSPRQDISLSADDCFQIGKVAYDMEDHYHSIAWLEEAVTLFRVSYGSWNTEDEGSLEDALDHLAFSYFKAGNISHALSLSQEFLHYDPSNQRVSRNVQKYEKLLLQSSKSEEVPALQRPNVTHLKTRDAYEHLCQTMGSQPTGYQEADLYCSYEASGDPLLILQPLKRETIHQHPYVALYHDFVSDSEAQKIKELAAPRLQRSIVASGERQEKADYRISKSAWLKDTVDPLIVTLDQRIAALTGLNTQHPCAEYLQVVNYGLGGHYEPHFDHATSRKSPLYRLKSGNRIATLMVYLSSVEAGGSTAFIYANFSIPVVKNAAVFWWNLHRNGEGDEETLHAGCPVLAGDKWGEEIRLSCLHDNPAGRRPCHARAKQSLPRDLKLGKSNLGKVLSCLQSLTMQRSRAQAA from the exons ATGAACAGAAGAACCTGGCCCCGAGCCGAGGGGAAGGACGGGGGGCCGCTGTCTCTCCGGATGAGGAAGGGCCTTTGGTTTCTCGGGGTGACTCTCTTCGGACTGTGGCCAGGCCTGGGGGCAGAAACGTTCACATCCATGCTCAGCATCCAGCAGGCGCTGGCGACCGAGAGAGAACTCCTCCGACGTTTGGGCACGTACCTTGAGGAAGAGATGAGCAGGATCGAGGACCTCCGAAG GTTCTACAAGAAAATACAGGCCTGGCATCAAGGCATGGGGGAAAGCGTGGTCAACCCTCTGTCAGCCTACACCCTGATCAAGAGGCTGCAGTCGGACTGGCTGAACGTGGTCTACAGCAGAGAGGCCAGCGAGAACAGTCAAG GCCTCCAGAGCAGTTACCAGAGGCTGGAGAAGAGCCTGCCCACCTTTGAGGACCTGGAAGGGGCGGCCAGAGCCGTGATGCGGCTGCAGGACGTCTACTCCCTCAGCGTGAAGGGCCTGGCCCGAGGGAAGTTCCAGAGAGCAAACGGCGCTCCCCTCAGGGACATCTACAGCCCCCGGCAAGATATCTCCCTTTCCGCCGATGATTGCTTCCAGATCGGCAAG GTCGCCTATGACATGGAGGATCATTACCACTCCATTGCCTGGCTGGAGGAAGCCGTCACCCTCTTCCGGGTCTCCTATGGGAGCTGGAACACGGAGGATGAGGGGAGTCTCGAAGATGCGCTGGACCATCTTGCCTTTTCGTACTTCAAG gcaggaaACATTTCTCATGCCTTAAGCCTGTCCCAAGAATTTCTTCACTATG ATCCGAGCAACCAGCGGGTGTCCAGGAACGTCCAGAAGTATGAGAAACTTCTGCTCCAATCCTCCAAGAGCGAGGAGGTCCCTGCACTGCAAAGGCCGAATGTGACGCACCTGAAGACCAGAGATGCTTATGAACACCTGTGCCAGACTATGGGCTCTCAG CCCACCGGATACCAGGAGGCTGACCTCTACTGCTCCTATGAAGCCAGTGGGGACCCTCTGCTAATCCTCCAGCCACTGAAGAGGGAAACCATCCACCAGCACCCGTATGTGGCCCTCTACCATGACTTCGTCAGCGACTCCGAAGCCCAGAAGATCAAGGAATTGGCTGCTCCTCGG TTGCAGAGGTCAATCGTTGCCTCGGGGGAAAGACAAGAGAAAGCAGACTACCGGATAAGCAAAAG CGCCTGGTTGAAAGACACCGTAGATCCACTCATTGTGACACTCGATCAGCGGATCGCAGCCCTGACTGGTTTGAACACCCAGCACCCGTGTGCCGAATACCTGCAGGTGGTGAACTATGGCCTCGGGGGCCACTACGAGCCACATTTTGACCACGCAACC TCAAGAAAAAGCCCCCTTTACCGGCTGAAATCTGGAAACCGAATAGCCACACTGATGGTTTAT cTGAGTTCTGTAGAAGCTGGGGGATCCACAGCCTTCATCTACGcaaatttcagcattcctgtCGTCAAG AATGCCGCTGTGTTTTGGTGGAACCTGCATAGGAACGGGGAGGGGGACGAAGAGACCCTCCACGCCGGCTGCCCAGTGCTTGCAGGAGACAAATGGGGTGAGGAAATTCGTCTCAGCTGTCTGCACGATAACCCAGCCGGAAGGAGACCTTGCCATGCACGGGCCAAACAGTCCCTTCCAAGGGATCTGAAACTCGGAAAAAGCAATCTTGGCAAAGTCTTGTCATGTCTGCAGAGCTTAACtatgcaaaggagcagagcacaGGCTGCTTAA
- the P4HA3 gene encoding prolyl 4-hydroxylase subunit alpha-3 isoform X2, which translates to MNRRTWPRAEGKDGGPLSLRMRKGLWFLGVTLFGLWPGLGAETFTSMLSIQQALATERELLRRLGTYLEEEMSRIEDLRRFYKKIQAWHQGMGESVVNPLSAYTLIKRLQSDWLNVVYSREASENSQGLQSSYQRLEKSLPTFEDLEGAARAVMRLQDVYSLSVKGLARGKFQRANGAPLRDIYSPRQDISLSADDCFQIGKVAYDMEDHYHSIAWLEEAVTLFRVSYGSWNTEDEGSLEDALDHLAFSYFKAGNISHALSLSQEFLHYDPSNQRVSRNVQKYEKLLLQSSKSEEVPALQRPNVTHLKTRDAYEHLCQTMGSQPTGYQEADLYCSYEASGDPLLILQPLKRETIHQHPYVALYHDFVSDSEAQKIKELAAPRLQRSIVASGERQEKADYRISKSAWLKDTVDPLIVTLDQRIAALTGLNTQHPCAEYLQVVNYGLGGHYEPHFDHATSRKSPLYRLKSGNRIATLMVYLSSVEAGGSTAFIYANFSIPVVKNAAVFWWNLHRNGEGDEETLHAGCPVLAGDKWVANKWIHEYGQEFRRPCGTNAED; encoded by the exons ATGAACAGAAGAACCTGGCCCCGAGCCGAGGGGAAGGACGGGGGGCCGCTGTCTCTCCGGATGAGGAAGGGCCTTTGGTTTCTCGGGGTGACTCTCTTCGGACTGTGGCCAGGCCTGGGGGCAGAAACGTTCACATCCATGCTCAGCATCCAGCAGGCGCTGGCGACCGAGAGAGAACTCCTCCGACGTTTGGGCACGTACCTTGAGGAAGAGATGAGCAGGATCGAGGACCTCCGAAG GTTCTACAAGAAAATACAGGCCTGGCATCAAGGCATGGGGGAAAGCGTGGTCAACCCTCTGTCAGCCTACACCCTGATCAAGAGGCTGCAGTCGGACTGGCTGAACGTGGTCTACAGCAGAGAGGCCAGCGAGAACAGTCAAG GCCTCCAGAGCAGTTACCAGAGGCTGGAGAAGAGCCTGCCCACCTTTGAGGACCTGGAAGGGGCGGCCAGAGCCGTGATGCGGCTGCAGGACGTCTACTCCCTCAGCGTGAAGGGCCTGGCCCGAGGGAAGTTCCAGAGAGCAAACGGCGCTCCCCTCAGGGACATCTACAGCCCCCGGCAAGATATCTCCCTTTCCGCCGATGATTGCTTCCAGATCGGCAAG GTCGCCTATGACATGGAGGATCATTACCACTCCATTGCCTGGCTGGAGGAAGCCGTCACCCTCTTCCGGGTCTCCTATGGGAGCTGGAACACGGAGGATGAGGGGAGTCTCGAAGATGCGCTGGACCATCTTGCCTTTTCGTACTTCAAG gcaggaaACATTTCTCATGCCTTAAGCCTGTCCCAAGAATTTCTTCACTATG ATCCGAGCAACCAGCGGGTGTCCAGGAACGTCCAGAAGTATGAGAAACTTCTGCTCCAATCCTCCAAGAGCGAGGAGGTCCCTGCACTGCAAAGGCCGAATGTGACGCACCTGAAGACCAGAGATGCTTATGAACACCTGTGCCAGACTATGGGCTCTCAG CCCACCGGATACCAGGAGGCTGACCTCTACTGCTCCTATGAAGCCAGTGGGGACCCTCTGCTAATCCTCCAGCCACTGAAGAGGGAAACCATCCACCAGCACCCGTATGTGGCCCTCTACCATGACTTCGTCAGCGACTCCGAAGCCCAGAAGATCAAGGAATTGGCTGCTCCTCGG TTGCAGAGGTCAATCGTTGCCTCGGGGGAAAGACAAGAGAAAGCAGACTACCGGATAAGCAAAAG CGCCTGGTTGAAAGACACCGTAGATCCACTCATTGTGACACTCGATCAGCGGATCGCAGCCCTGACTGGTTTGAACACCCAGCACCCGTGTGCCGAATACCTGCAGGTGGTGAACTATGGCCTCGGGGGCCACTACGAGCCACATTTTGACCACGCAACC TCAAGAAAAAGCCCCCTTTACCGGCTGAAATCTGGAAACCGAATAGCCACACTGATGGTTTAT cTGAGTTCTGTAGAAGCTGGGGGATCCACAGCCTTCATCTACGcaaatttcagcattcctgtCGTCAAG AATGCCGCTGTGTTTTGGTGGAACCTGCATAGGAACGGGGAGGGGGACGAAGAGACCCTCCACGCCGGCTGCCCAGTGCTTGCAGGAGACAAATGGG TGGCCAACAAGTGGATCCATGAATACGGACAAGAGTTCCGGAGGCCGTGCGGCACCAACGCAGAAGACTAG